A single window of Synechococcus sp. C9 DNA harbors:
- the gnd gene encoding decarboxylating NADP(+)-dependent phosphogluconate dehydrogenase: MAQQQIGLIGLAVMGENLVLNLERNGFPVAVFNRTTEKVDEFIKGRAAGKNIVGTHSVEELVASLERPRKILIMVKAGKPVQAVIDQLKPLLEPGDIIIDGGNSWYEDTEARTKELEAVGLRYVGMGVSGGEEGALNGPSLMPGGTREAYQELEPLVTKIAAQVDDGPCVTYIGPGGSGHYVKMVHNGIEYGDMQLIAEAYDLLKSILGLSATEFHQVFSEWNQTEELNSFLIEITAQIFTVQDPATGKPLVDMILDTAGQKGTGRWTVTSALELGVPIPTITAAVNARIISSMKQERVVASQELPGPSLTNIPEKHSFINKVRDALYCSKICSYAQGMALLATASQELNYNMNLSELARIWKGGCIIRAGFLNKIKQAFVDNPTLPNLLLAPEFKQSILDRQSAWREVVATAAHTGIGVPAFSASLDYFDSYRRATLPQNLTQAQRDFFGAHTYERIDQPGTFHTEWVEIKEKARVV, from the coding sequence ATGGCACAGCAACAGATTGGTCTGATCGGTTTAGCTGTGATGGGGGAAAATCTGGTCCTGAATCTGGAGCGCAACGGGTTCCCGGTGGCTGTGTTCAACCGCACCACGGAAAAGGTGGATGAATTTATCAAGGGGCGGGCGGCTGGTAAAAACATTGTTGGTACCCATTCTGTGGAGGAATTGGTCGCCAGTCTGGAGCGTCCCCGCAAGATTTTGATTATGGTGAAGGCGGGAAAACCCGTGCAGGCGGTGATTGACCAGTTGAAACCCCTGTTGGAGCCGGGGGACATCATTATTGATGGGGGCAATTCCTGGTACGAGGACACGGAGGCGCGCACGAAGGAACTCGAGGCGGTGGGTCTGCGCTATGTGGGGATGGGGGTCAGCGGCGGTGAGGAAGGGGCGTTGAATGGCCCCAGTTTGATGCCCGGCGGTACCCGGGAAGCCTATCAGGAATTGGAGCCGTTGGTGACCAAAATCGCCGCCCAGGTGGATGACGGCCCCTGTGTGACCTATATCGGCCCAGGCGGGTCAGGGCACTATGTAAAAATGGTGCATAATGGCATTGAATACGGGGATATGCAGTTGATCGCCGAAGCCTACGATTTATTAAAAAGTATTCTGGGACTGTCGGCGACGGAATTTCATCAGGTATTTAGCGAGTGGAATCAAACGGAGGAATTAAATTCCTTCTTGATTGAAATTACTGCCCAAATTTTCACCGTTCAAGACCCCGCAACCGGTAAACCCCTGGTGGATATGATCCTGGATACGGCGGGACAAAAAGGCACCGGGCGATGGACCGTGACCAGTGCGTTGGAGTTGGGGGTGCCGATTCCCACGATTACCGCCGCCGTGAATGCCCGGATCATTTCCAGTATGAAGCAGGAACGGGTGGTCGCTTCCCAAGAATTACCTGGACCCAGTCTGACCAACATTCCCGAAAAACACAGCTTTATTAATAAGGTGCGGGATGCCCTATACTGCTCGAAAATCTGTTCCTATGCCCAGGGGATGGCTCTGTTGGCGACCGCTTCCCAAGAGCTTAACTATAATATGAACCTGAGTGAATTGGCTCGGATTTGGAAGGGGGGATGTATCATTCGGGCGGGCTTTTTGAATAAAATCAAACAGGCTTTTGTGGACAATCCCACCCTGCCCAATTTGCTGTTGGCTCCCGAATTTAAGCAAAGCATTTTAGACCGGCAAAGTGCTTGGCGGGAGGTGGTGGCAACGGCGGCGCATACGGGGATTGGGGTACCGGCGTTCAGTGCCTCTTTGGATTATTTCGACAGTTACCGGCGGGCGACCCTACCCCAAAATCTCACCCAGGCGCAACGGGACTTTTTTGGGGCGCATACCTACGAACGGATTGACCAACCCGGCACGTTCCATACGGAATGGGTGGAAATTAAGGAAAAAGCGCGGGTCGTATAG
- a CDS encoding aspartate aminotransferase family protein — MTTLLESPPTLSALMPTYNRFPVILVRGAGCWVWDDQGREYLDFVAGIATCSLGHAHPRLIQAMNDQIQQLHHVSNLYHIPLQQELAAFLTHHSCADRVFFANSGAEANEGAIKLARKYAHTVKGYEYPLIVTAQASFHGRTLATLTATGQPKYQKHFDPLMPGFVYVPYNDLEALTKTVLELEQVAAILLEPIQGEGGVRPGDWDYFQGVRRLCDERGILLILDEVQSGMGRTGHWWGYECLGIEPDIFSSAKGLGGGIPIGAVLCKEQYNVFQPGDHASTYGGNPLACRAALTVGQTIEELGLLAQVHQRGEQLRQGLKALVATYPEWFQEVRGWGLLQGLVLQPSAPFQAGDIVKWAIEQGLLLVPAGTQVVRFVPPLIVTEAEVQMALERLGNALRR, encoded by the coding sequence ATGACTACCCTCCTGGAATCCCCCCCGACCCTATCGGCGTTGATGCCCACTTATAATCGGTTTCCGGTGATCTTGGTGCGGGGAGCGGGCTGTTGGGTGTGGGATGACCAGGGGCGGGAATACCTGGATTTTGTCGCTGGGATTGCCACCTGTTCTCTGGGGCACGCCCATCCCCGGTTGATCCAGGCGATGAATGACCAAATTCAGCAGTTGCACCACGTTTCCAATCTGTATCACATTCCCCTCCAGCAAGAACTGGCGGCATTTCTCACCCACCATTCCTGTGCCGACCGGGTATTTTTTGCCAATTCCGGTGCGGAAGCCAACGAGGGAGCGATTAAATTAGCCCGGAAGTACGCCCACACGGTGAAAGGGTATGAGTATCCGCTGATTGTCACGGCTCAGGCAAGTTTTCATGGGCGGACGTTGGCGACCCTGACGGCGACGGGGCAACCCAAGTATCAAAAACATTTTGACCCGCTGATGCCCGGATTTGTCTATGTGCCCTACAACGACCTGGAGGCATTGACCAAAACGGTTTTGGAACTGGAACAGGTGGCGGCGATTTTGCTCGAACCCATCCAGGGCGAAGGGGGGGTGCGTCCGGGAGACTGGGATTACTTCCAGGGGGTGCGGCGGCTGTGTGACGAACGGGGCATTTTGCTGATCCTGGATGAGGTGCAGTCCGGCATGGGGCGCACCGGGCATTGGTGGGGGTATGAATGCTTGGGAATTGAACCGGATATTTTTTCCTCCGCCAAGGGGCTGGGGGGCGGCATTCCCATCGGGGCGGTGTTATGTAAAGAGCAGTATAATGTCTTTCAACCGGGGGATCATGCCAGTACCTACGGGGGCAATCCTCTCGCCTGTCGGGCGGCACTCACGGTGGGTCAGACGATTGAGGAATTGGGGTTATTGGCGCAGGTGCACCAGCGGGGGGAACAGTTGCGCCAGGGGTTAAAGGCTTTGGTGGCGACCTACCCGGAGTGGTTCCAGGAGGTGCGGGGCTGGGGACTGTTGCAGGGTTTGGTGTTACAGCCGTCGGCACCCTTCCAGGCGGGGGATATCGTCAAATGGGCGATTGAGCAGGGACTGCTGTTGGTTCCCGCCGGAACGCAGGTGGTGCGGTTTGTCCCGCCTTTAATTGTTACAGAAGCGGAGGTGCAGATGGCGCTGGAACGTCTGGGGAATGCCCTGCGGCGTTGA
- the cobT gene encoding nicotinate mononucleotide-dependent phosphoribosyltransferase CobT, which yields MIQGHHRPDWVQAWGEQVQGQTPGLVCVVGFTETALIPGISAAGATPVARRTTAAADAEFLLRGVQPHPVYPLPPLYQGASPVYISHAIVRALHLPVTLVNTGLPVPLSVPAVHLGHTLARCVSTGQAMDLDTVHQLWQKGWDWGQSLLTAQPKPYYILGECVVGGTTTALAVLTGLGVQAQGRVSSSHPQCNHAQKWQVVQSGLQRAGDLSDPWRVVAAVGDPMQVVVAAVTLALHRDVPILLAGGTQMLAVWGLIQSIAAHENLPWQPERVLVGTTGWVVHDPSAEVIALAQDLGAPLVSADLDFSHSQYKVLRVYEQGFVKEGVAAGGCALSAHWYCGWGNEQVLTAVESLLNAAGHSPDVPAPSAPPLL from the coding sequence ATGATCCAGGGACACCATCGCCCGGATTGGGTGCAGGCTTGGGGCGAGCAGGTGCAGGGGCAAACGCCGGGGTTGGTCTGCGTGGTGGGGTTTACGGAAACGGCGTTGATCCCAGGCATTTCGGCGGCGGGGGCGACCCCAGTGGCTCGGCGTACCACAGCGGCGGCGGATGCGGAATTTCTCCTGCGGGGCGTGCAACCCCACCCGGTTTATCCCTTGCCCCCTCTGTACCAAGGGGCTTCGCCGGTGTATATTTCCCACGCCATTGTCCGGGCATTGCATCTCCCGGTCACCCTGGTCAATACGGGTTTGCCCGTGCCCCTGTCGGTTCCGGCGGTACATCTAGGTCATACCCTCGCCCGCTGTGTCAGTACGGGGCAAGCGATGGATTTGGACACGGTACATCAGCTTTGGCAAAAGGGCTGGGACTGGGGGCAGTCTTTGCTTACGGCGCAACCAAAGCCTTACTACATCCTGGGGGAATGTGTGGTGGGGGGAACCACGACGGCGTTGGCGGTACTGACGGGGCTAGGGGTTCAGGCGCAGGGGCGGGTGAGTAGCAGTCATCCCCAATGCAACCACGCCCAAAAATGGCAGGTGGTGCAAAGCGGGCTACAACGGGCGGGGGATTTGTCCGACCCCTGGAGGGTGGTAGCGGCGGTGGGAGACCCCATGCAGGTGGTGGTGGCGGCGGTCACCCTGGCGCTCCATCGGGATGTGCCGATTTTGTTGGCTGGGGGCACCCAGATGCTGGCGGTGTGGGGCTTGATCCAGTCCATTGCCGCCCATGAAAACCTCCCCTGGCAACCGGAACGGGTACTGGTGGGCACCACCGGCTGGGTCGTCCATGACCCCAGTGCTGAAGTTATCGCCCTGGCGCAGGATTTGGGGGCACCCTTGGTTTCAGCAGACCTGGATTTCAGCCATTCCCAGTACAAAGTATTGCGGGTTTATGAACAAGGCTTTGTGAAAGAGGGGGTTGCCGCTGGGGGTTGCGCCCTGTCTGCCCATTGGTATTGCGGTTGGGGCAATGAACAGGTGTTGACCGCCGTCGAAAGCCTACTCAACGCCGCAGGGCATTCCCCAGACGTTCCAGCGCCATCTGCACCTCCGCTTCTGTAA
- a CDS encoding glycoside hydrolase family 15 protein — protein MKSPVSLNYGLIGNGRICALVSPVGSIDYLCMPTFEGAFVFDRLLDAENGSYFGIEPLHPELYTIQQTYEKNSNVLLTIFESTFASFVIHDFMPRWEIWDGNRSYTPPELCRYIEVRFGEPEIIIHYHPRPGYQPEFAPCRMVNETTIASPHQDNSLFLVTSVSPVQIIGKEPIRLKGDAFLSLSYYQPIPDQAISAIKEKLVRTNHYWQRWVKHCYLPNEYQKPIIRSALTLKQMIYEPTGAIIAAPTTSLPEIVGGIRNWDYRYCWIRDSFFTVNALLKLSKFEETENFVGYLSKIVLAHRGYLKPLYTIEGHDVPTVQYLDYLAGFHGSRPVRIGNDATLHHQTDVYGEALLSMYPVFVDERVVCPNCDLLWTCVEQLVDLAIQKFPEKDNGIWEIGDRPDHYTFSKLMCWVAVDRGCKIAYQLKRQTLYRKWNQKRKLMREMILGSAWNNDRQAFTQAYGKDDLDASNLLMPILGIIDPKDPRMLATIQRSEEELMVDGLMFRYTNHDELGLPENAFTICTFWLIDALTLSGQKRKARNYFEHILSFGNHLGLFSEDINQKTGELTGNFPQAYTHVAIINSAMLLAQNQTN, from the coding sequence ATGAAGTCGCCGGTTTCTTTGAACTATGGACTGATTGGTAATGGGCGGATATGTGCCCTGGTTTCCCCAGTAGGTAGCATTGATTATCTGTGTATGCCTACCTTTGAAGGTGCATTTGTTTTTGACCGTTTGTTGGATGCGGAAAACGGGAGTTACTTTGGGATTGAACCCCTGCATCCTGAACTTTACACCATTCAGCAAACCTATGAAAAAAATAGCAATGTTTTACTAACGATTTTTGAATCAACCTTTGCTTCATTCGTGATTCATGATTTCATGCCCCGTTGGGAAATTTGGGACGGCAATCGTTCCTACACCCCCCCGGAATTGTGTCGCTATATTGAAGTGCGTTTTGGAGAGCCAGAAATTATCATCCATTATCATCCGAGACCCGGTTATCAACCGGAATTCGCTCCCTGTCGCATGGTCAATGAAACCACCATTGCATCCCCCCACCAGGACAACAGCCTATTTCTGGTAACCAGCGTTTCGCCGGTGCAAATTATTGGCAAGGAACCCATCCGTTTGAAAGGGGATGCTTTTTTAAGTTTATCCTACTATCAACCCATCCCAGACCAAGCCATTTCTGCCATTAAAGAAAAGCTGGTACGAACCAATCACTACTGGCAACGTTGGGTAAAGCATTGTTACTTACCCAATGAATATCAAAAGCCCATCATTCGTTCGGCATTAACGCTGAAACAAATGATCTATGAACCCACCGGAGCCATCATCGCCGCCCCCACCACTAGCTTACCAGAAATTGTCGGTGGTATTCGGAATTGGGACTACCGCTACTGTTGGATTCGGGATTCATTTTTTACGGTAAATGCTTTATTGAAACTATCCAAATTTGAGGAAACAGAAAACTTTGTCGGCTATTTATCCAAAATTGTTTTGGCGCATCGGGGTTACTTGAAACCTTTATACACCATTGAAGGTCATGATGTGCCAACGGTGCAATATTTGGATTATCTAGCCGGGTTTCATGGGAGTCGCCCAGTACGCATTGGCAATGATGCCACCCTGCACCATCAAACCGATGTTTATGGGGAGGCATTATTAAGTATGTATCCGGTTTTTGTGGATGAACGGGTGGTCTGTCCCAACTGTGACCTGCTCTGGACTTGTGTAGAACAACTTGTGGATTTAGCCATTCAAAAATTTCCTGAAAAAGACAATGGCATTTGGGAGATCGGCGACCGTCCTGACCATTACACCTTTTCTAAACTGATGTGTTGGGTGGCGGTGGATCGGGGTTGCAAAATTGCCTATCAACTCAAACGGCAAACCCTCTACCGCAAGTGGAATCAAAAACGCAAATTAATGCGGGAAATGATCCTGGGTTCAGCCTGGAATAATGACCGACAAGCCTTTACGCAAGCCTATGGCAAAGATGATTTAGATGCCAGTAATTTGCTCATGCCCATTCTGGGGATCATTGACCCCAAAGACCCCCGGATGTTAGCGACAATTCAACGTTCCGAAGAGGAACTGATGGTGGATGGATTAATGTTTCGTTATACCAACCATGACGAGTTGGGTTTGCCGGAAAATGCTTTTACCATCTGTACCTTTTGGTTGATTGATGCCCTGACCCTTTCCGGTCAAAAACGCAAGGCACGAAATTACTTTGAACATATATTATCCTTTGGCAATCATTTGGGCTTATTTTCGGAGGATATTAACCAAAAAACCGGTGAGTTAACGGGGAATTTTCCTCAAGCATATACCCATGTGGCGATTATCAATTCAGCGATGCTACTAGCACAAAACCAGACAAACTAG
- a CDS encoding site-2 protease family protein, with product MAYGWELVALTGGLLVLLVAAGWRFRGLTVDQRLAWGQWLLLGLPWGLWLGLVAGGIRVNLTIIVLLLLGTQLGYVTLGWWRRRLFPAPTLSAGTAAVSPASEVTPASEGTPFLSLPELRELWGWEYFFPTELRPYRGGAIVAGNLRGNPAQAHRVLTAKLRERLGDAYRLFLVRDGQQRPMLVILPTGEVETEMVPWLRGLSLGLLGVALVTSWQIAPPWGLLMGLVLLAHEAGHGWQARRYGVRLLWPLWVPTAELGSFGGVTRFATAVPHRTALWDIAAAGPGVGAIVSLILLLVGLGISAQGGGMWVEPEWLQASLLVEGLARLVLGAGLTEPLVRLHPLVTVGWVGLVVTALNLLPVGCLDGGRMIQAVYGDRMLRATGLVSLVVVGWLGLNQPVLLSWGILILFIQRRPERPTLEDMTEPDDLRVWLTWGLLLFALVVLLPWQAGFALGWGG from the coding sequence ATGGCGTATGGATGGGAACTGGTCGCCCTAACTGGGGGACTGCTGGTGTTGTTGGTGGCGGCGGGGTGGCGTTTCCGGGGACTGACGGTGGATCAGCGGCTGGCGTGGGGGCAGTGGCTTTTGCTGGGGTTGCCCTGGGGGCTGTGGTTGGGGCTGGTGGCGGGGGGCATCCGGGTAAATTTGACAATAATTGTATTGCTTTTGTTAGGCACTCAGTTGGGTTATGTGACCTTGGGGTGGTGGCGACGGCGATTATTCCCTGCTCCGACCCTATCTGCTGGGACGGCGGCGGTTTCCCCGGCATCGGAAGTAACACCTGCATCTGAGGGTACCCCGTTTTTGAGTTTGCCGGAATTGCGGGAACTGTGGGGTTGGGAGTATTTTTTTCCGACGGAACTGCGTCCTTATCGGGGTGGGGCGATTGTCGCGGGGAATTTGCGGGGCAATCCGGCGCAGGCGCATCGGGTGTTGACGGCGAAACTGCGGGAGCGGCTGGGGGATGCCTACCGGTTATTTCTGGTGAGGGATGGGCAACAGCGACCCATGCTGGTGATCTTGCCGACGGGGGAGGTGGAGACGGAAATGGTGCCCTGGTTGCGGGGGTTGAGCCTGGGGCTGTTGGGGGTGGCGTTGGTGACCTCTTGGCAGATTGCTCCCCCCTGGGGACTGCTGATGGGGCTGGTTTTGCTGGCGCATGAGGCGGGGCACGGGTGGCAGGCACGGCGGTACGGGGTACGTTTGTTGTGGCCTTTGTGGGTGCCAACGGCGGAATTGGGGTCGTTTGGGGGGGTGACCCGGTTTGCCACGGCGGTTCCCCATCGCACGGCGCTGTGGGATATTGCCGCCGCTGGCCCTGGGGTGGGAGCAATCGTCAGTTTGATCCTCCTGCTAGTGGGGTTGGGCATATCGGCGCAAGGGGGGGGGATGTGGGTGGAACCGGAATGGTTGCAGGCTTCCCTACTGGTGGAGGGGCTGGCACGGTTGGTTTTGGGAGCCGGGTTGACAGAGCCGTTGGTGCGTCTGCATCCGCTGGTGACGGTGGGCTGGGTGGGGTTGGTGGTGACGGCGTTGAATCTCCTGCCCGTGGGTTGCCTGGACGGGGGGCGCATGATTCAGGCGGTGTATGGGGATAGAATGTTGCGGGCAACGGGCTTGGTGAGTCTGGTGGTGGTGGGGTGGCTGGGGCTGAACCAACCTGTGCTGTTGTCCTGGGGGATTTTGATTTTGTTTATCCAACGGCGACCGGAACGACCCACCCTGGAGGATATGACGGAACCGGATGACCTGCGGGTGTGGCTGACGTGGGGTTTACTGTTGTTTGCCCTGGTGGTGCTATTGCCGTGGCAGGCGGGGTTCGCCCTGGGATGGGGGGGATGA
- a CDS encoding DUF2232 domain-containing protein: MSAPRVRSELPLALVETAFLASTASLGWLASFYLGLTPVLRLFLPIPLALVTRRWGHRWGWLGLGTTFLLLSILMGPPRGLAYILRYGFLALLLGYHWRRGTGWGTTVVQGIGVGTVGFFGQIAVLSVLVGENLWLLVTTQGTQALEWVLERLQILAQPEVAWIQVATVGLVMVNAAVYTFVVQLVSWALLERLDTPVPPPPNWLRVWLGLEE; this comes from the coding sequence ATGAGCGCGCCCCGGGTTCGGTCTGAATTGCCCTTGGCTTTGGTGGAAACGGCTTTTTTAGCCAGTACGGCGAGTTTGGGGTGGCTGGCGAGTTTTTATTTGGGGTTGACACCGGTACTGCGGTTGTTTTTACCAATTCCCCTGGCGTTGGTAACCCGTCGCTGGGGGCATCGCTGGGGTTGGTTGGGTTTGGGCACAACTTTTCTCCTGCTCTCGATATTGATGGGACCGCCCCGGGGTTTGGCATACATTTTGCGCTATGGGTTTTTGGCGTTGCTGTTGGGCTACCACTGGCGCCGGGGGACGGGTTGGGGCACCACGGTGGTGCAGGGAATTGGGGTCGGTACGGTGGGGTTTTTCGGGCAGATTGCGGTGCTGTCGGTGTTGGTGGGGGAAAATCTCTGGCTGTTGGTCACCACCCAAGGCACCCAAGCTCTGGAATGGGTTTTGGAGCGTTTGCAGATTCTGGCACAGCCGGAGGTGGCTTGGATTCAGGTGGCGACGGTGGGGTTGGTGATGGTCAATGCGGCGGTCTATACCTTTGTGGTGCAGTTGGTGTCCTGGGCGTTGCTGGAGCGGTTGGATACGCCGGTTCCCCCCCCGCCCAACTGGTTGCGGGTCTGGTTGGGGTTGGAGGAATGA
- a CDS encoding trehalose-6-phosphate synthase: MTEQSIVNATATPVVVQPNQPGRLVIVSNREPYTIQTHGNDIRIERMPGGLVSALDPVLRQRDGLWICWEDASKKVVEVDDVASDEDSIDWDKIQLPYQIQSVPLTQEEINHYYYGYANTRLWPLFHYFISKCNFFEEQDWPSYVTANQKFADAVVAHTGSEDWIWVQDYHLLLVPELVRKQRPHHKISLFLHIPFPALEVFKILPKRDVILRGMLGSDLIGFHVPDYATYFLDAVERLLPQEEIQIDREHQRIYYQGRGIQVGAFPISIDAQKIAALVATPTLQKRAQQLRHNYPVKYIGVSVDRLDYTKGILENLQALQLFFEKYPEYIRQFSFIQIASPTRTAVPAYQRMREEVEQAIGRINGLFSQDNWVPIHYFYRRFSLEDVLTYFMIADVAMITPLRDGMNLVAKEYCAAKIDLSGVLILSELTGAAYELKEALMINPFYIEEMADKLHEALTLPMPIRQAKMRALRQTVCDHDIHHWVQSFMDAFTHAVNHR; this comes from the coding sequence ATGACGGAACAAAGTATCGTAAACGCAACCGCTACCCCTGTGGTTGTACAACCAAATCAACCTGGTCGTTTAGTGATTGTTTCGAACCGGGAACCCTACACCATTCAGACCCACGGTAATGACATTCGGATTGAACGGATGCCAGGGGGATTAGTATCCGCTCTTGATCCGGTTTTACGCCAGAGGGATGGGCTATGGATTTGCTGGGAAGATGCGTCAAAAAAAGTAGTAGAAGTTGATGATGTTGCCAGTGATGAAGATAGCATTGATTGGGATAAAATTCAACTTCCTTATCAGATTCAATCCGTACCTTTAACCCAAGAGGAAATCAATCATTATTACTATGGCTATGCCAACACCCGTCTATGGCCTCTATTTCATTACTTTATTTCTAAATGTAATTTCTTTGAAGAACAGGACTGGCCGAGCTATGTCACCGCCAATCAAAAATTTGCCGATGCGGTCGTGGCTCATACTGGTTCAGAGGATTGGATTTGGGTGCAGGATTACCATCTTTTGCTGGTGCCGGAATTGGTGCGAAAACAACGCCCTCACCATAAAATTAGTTTGTTTCTCCACATTCCATTTCCCGCCCTGGAAGTATTTAAGATACTCCCGAAACGGGATGTGATTTTACGGGGGATGTTGGGCAGTGATTTGATCGGGTTTCATGTGCCGGATTATGCTACTTATTTCCTGGATGCGGTGGAACGATTACTGCCCCAAGAGGAGATTCAAATAGACCGGGAACATCAACGTATTTATTACCAAGGGCGGGGGATTCAAGTCGGGGCATTTCCCATCAGTATTGATGCCCAGAAAATCGCCGCATTAGTAGCAACGCCTACCTTACAAAAACGGGCGCAACAACTCCGGCACAATTACCCAGTAAAATATATTGGGGTGAGTGTGGATCGCTTGGATTATACCAAGGGTATTTTGGAAAATTTGCAGGCATTGCAACTCTTTTTTGAAAAATATCCCGAATACATCCGCCAGTTCTCCTTTATTCAGATTGCTTCTCCCACCCGGACGGCGGTGCCAGCCTATCAACGGATGCGGGAGGAAGTCGAGCAGGCGATAGGACGGATCAATGGATTATTTTCCCAGGATAATTGGGTGCCCATTCATTACTTTTACCGGCGCTTTTCCCTAGAGGATGTGCTGACCTATTTTATGATTGCAGATGTGGCGATGATCACCCCCTTGCGCGATGGGATGAATTTGGTGGCGAAGGAATATTGTGCGGCGAAAATAGATTTATCCGGGGTGCTGATCTTAAGTGAATTAACCGGGGCGGCGTATGAGTTAAAAGAAGCCCTGATGATTAACCCTTTTTACATCGAAGAAATGGCAGATAAATTGCATGAGGCGTTGACTTTACCGATGCCAATTCGTCAAGCAAAAATGCGGGCATTACGGCAAACCGTATGTGACCATGATATTCACCATTGGGTGCAATCGTTTATGGATGCTTTTACCCATGCGGTCAACCATCGCTGA
- the otsB gene encoding trehalose-phosphatase, whose translation MLLPMRSTIADYWRRESPLGLMLDYDGTLTPIVPDPTQAFLPPAGWELLLKLCRHPWIRVAIVSGRSVSQLRFFLSALTGEAITLCGLHGGEIYVPQKDHFLRQPNREQLQQQLQPLREKVIAQLTAANLLNSGIFLEDKTYSLAVHYRQVEASVKPQIIELLYGLFTHDTELTAPFKLQPGKEVLEVLPRTFDKGDCVVFLWDFWQLRQGCYIGDDVTDEAAFVAVNQRGGLTIAVGKTPGTTQAQHICSEVGDVYRELAALASQSKS comes from the coding sequence ATGCTTTTACCCATGCGGTCAACCATCGCTGACTATTGGCGGCGGGAATCGCCTTTGGGATTAATGCTGGATTATGATGGCACATTAACTCCAATTGTCCCTGACCCCACCCAGGCGTTTTTGCCCCCGGCAGGTTGGGAATTATTACTGAAATTGTGCCGTCATCCTTGGATACGGGTGGCGATTGTGAGCGGGCGGTCGGTTTCCCAATTACGGTTTTTTTTATCCGCATTAACCGGGGAAGCAATCACGTTATGCGGGCTACATGGGGGGGAGATTTATGTGCCCCAGAAGGATCACTTTTTACGGCAACCAAACCGGGAGCAATTACAACAGCAATTACAACCACTTCGGGAGAAAGTTATCGCCCAATTAACTGCGGCTAACCTGTTAAATTCTGGCATATTTCTTGAAGATAAAACCTATTCTTTGGCAGTGCATTATCGGCAAGTGGAAGCATCGGTAAAACCCCAGATTATTGAACTATTATATGGCTTATTTACCCATGATACGGAGTTAACTGCACCCTTCAAATTGCAACCGGGAAAAGAGGTTTTGGAGGTACTGCCCCGCACCTTTGATAAGGGGGATTGTGTGGTTTTTTTATGGGATTTTTGGCAGTTGCGCCAAGGGTGCTATATCGGGGATGATGTGACGGATGAGGCGGCTTTTGTGGCGGTCAATCAACGGGGGGGACTTACCATCGCCGTGGGCAAAACCCCCGGAACTACCCAGGCTCAGCATATTTGCTCAGAGGTGGGGGATGTTTATCGGGAGTTGGCGGCGCTCGCATCGCAAAGTAAATCGTAA